In the Syntrophomonadaceae bacterium genome, GCAAAAAAAGATCGCTTGCAGGGGATCTTAAACGGTATTGACTACAGCAAATATAACCCGGAGACAGATCCCCATGTCTTTTTTCCTTACCGTGGCTCCCTCTACAAGAAGGAAGAAAACAAGCTTCAGCTGCAGTCGCTCTTGGGCCTGCCTGTGGCCAGGGGAGTGCCGCTTTTGGGGATAGTTTCCCGCCTGGTGGAACAGAAGGGCTGGGATTTACTGGCCCCTGTCCTCAATGAAATCCTGGCCCTTGATCTGCAAATAGCAGTGCTGGGGACAGGAGAAAAAAAATATGAAGAGATGTTTAATTATTTTGCGGCAAGCTACCCGCAAAAGCTGGCTGCCAGATTCACCTTCAATGAGGAGCTGGCCCACCAGATCTATGCCGGGGCCGACCTGTTCCTGATGCCTTCCCGTTTCGAACCCTGTGGCCTATCCCAGATGATCGCCATGCGCTATGGGACTGTGCCTTTAGTGAGGGAAACCGGCGGCTTGAAGGATACGGTCATTCCATATAATCAGTATACCGGGGAAGGAAACGGCTTTAGCTTTGCCAACTACAATGCCCACGAACTCCTGTTCACAGTCCAAAGGGCGGTGAAGATTTACCGGGAAGAAAAGGCTGCCTGGAAGGGACTGGTGCAAAACGCCCTGCAGGCTGACTTCAGTCAGGAAAAATCGGCCCAAAAATATCTTGCGGTGTACCAGCAACTAGGAAGAACGAGGGTAGCCAATGATTGATCTAGCAGTAGAACATAACTCCCACAGCCTGTTTTACCGCAATCCCTTTGGCGCCGTTACCTGCGGCCAGAAGGTTATCTTCAGGCTAAAAACCCGGGCACCCCACCCGGTCAAAGAATGTTTTTTGCGGGTATGGGAAAAAGGGGAAGAGGAGCGGCTCTTGCCCATGGTGATCAGGCCGGAAACCGGAGACACGGACCCGCTGGAGCAGGTTTTTACAGTCGAATATCCTGCGCCGGACGATCCCGGCCTGGTCTGGTATTGCTTTATCATCAAGACGGAGCGCCAGACCTGGTTTTACGGGAATAATAAGGAGTTGTCAGGAGGAGAGGGCGAGCTAAAAACCAGCCTGCCACCGTCCTACCAGCTTACTGTCTACCGGACTGCCGGCAAGGCTTTGGCGTGGTATCAACAGGGGGTGATGTACCAGATTTTTGTGGACCGTTTTGCTAACGGCAATGAACAAGGCCTGGTCTGCCATCCTAAACCCAAAAGCCTGATCCATGGTGACTGGAATGACACCCCATTTTATCTCAAGGATGCAAAAGGCCGGGTCACCCGCTGGACATTTTTTGGGGGTAACCTGGCAGGTGTCATGCAAAAACTGCCCTATTTAAGAGAGCTTGGCATCAGCGCTATCTATTTCAATCCTGTCTTCGCATCCGCCAGCAACCATAAATACGATACCGGGGACTATTTAAAGATTGATCCCATGTATGGGGATGAGGAGATCTTCGCCTGCCTGATCCGGGAAGCTGGCAAGTACGGCATTGCCGTCATTCTCGACGGCGTGTTCAGTCATACCGGGAGCGACAGCATTTATTTCAACAAAAAGGGCAGCTACCCCAGCCTGGGGGCTTTCCAGTCCCCGGACTCTCCTTATTTTAACTGGTACCGGTTTTCAGGCTCCCGGGAAAAATATGACTGCTGGTGGGGAGTGGAGGACCTGCCCAATGTCAACGAGAACGAGCCGTCCTACCGGGATTTTATCTTAACAGGGGAAAACAGCGTTGTAAAGTACTGGATGAGAAAAGGGATTAAGGGCTGGCGGCTGGACGTTGCCGATGAACTTCCAGATGAATTTATCAAGACTCTGCGCCAGACAATGGCGGAAACCGATCCCGATGCGGTCCTGATCGGGGAGGTCTGGGAAGACGCTTCCAACAAGATCAGCTACGGCAAGCTGCGGGAGTATTTGTGGGGGGAGGAACTGGACGGGACGACGAACTACCCTTTCCGCAGCATCTTCCTGGACTATCTTTTGGGCAAATCCGACGCTTTCACGGCGCACCGCCGGATAATGAGCCTGTACGAAAACTATCCCCGGGAGCACTTTTATCGAGCGATGAACCTTTTGGGTTCCCATGACACCATCAGAATTATGACTTTGCTGGGAGAGGCTCCGCCGGCGGAAAGCTTGTCAGAAATAGAACGGGAAAATTTCCGTTTGCCCCGGGAGGCCAGGGAGCTGGCCGTAAAAAGGCTGCGGCTTTTTTCACTGGTGCAGATGGCCTTTCCGGGGGTCCCCTGCATTTATTACGGGGACGAGGCAGGGGCGGAAGGTTATGCCGACCCTTACAACCGGGGGACCTACCCCTGGGGCAGGGAAGACCGGGAACTTTTGGATTGGTACCGGAAAATTGTTAAGATCCGCCGGGAGTACCAGGTGCTGCAGACAGGGGAATTCGCGTCTCTTCCTGGGGATCAGGATGTTTACGGCTTCAGGCGTGCCGATAAAAACGAAGAAATTATCCTGGTTATTAACCCCAGTCTTTGCCTGGAAAAAGAGATTCTGATCCGGTTTGCCCTTCCGGAAGAAGGTTTAAGGGTAGAAGCGGCAGGAAAGTCAGGAGAAAAGGCCTGGGTGGCGCTGGAATTACTGAGTGGGGAACAGATCCCAAACGCAGCCGGCGGGTTTCTGGCAAGGCTTAAGCCCTTGGAGGGCAAACTGTTTTACTGCCGGGAAAGAGACGTTTCCCTGGTTCCCAGGCTTGAACGCTCTTGCGGGGTCCTTTTGCATCTAACTTCCCTTCCTTCCAGGTGGGGCATCGGAGATCTGGGGGAAACGGCTTTCCGGTTTGCCGGTTTCCTGGCGGAGGCAGGGCAAAGTCTCTGGCAGATCTTGCCCTTAAATCCTGTTGGCCCGGGCTTTTCCCCCTTTCAGAGCGACTCCGCCTTTGCGGGGAACCCGCTTTTAATCAGCATCGATTGTTTGATCAAGGAAGGATTGCTGGCTGCAAAGGAGGCGGAAAGGGAACTGGAAAGCATGGCCCCTTTTTTTGCGGACACCCAGGTAAATTTCCCCGCTGTATTCGAGTTAAAAGAAAAACTGTTGCGCCGGGCTTTCGAGTTTTTTCAAGTTAAAATTGACCAGGCCCGATGGGAGACACCGGCAGAAAACCGGCAGGGTTACCTGTCGTGGCCAAACTATAGCCGGTTTCTAGCAGAAAACAATTGCTGGCTGGAAGACTATTGCCTTTATCAAGCATTGAAAAAATATCACGGCGGCTTGCCCTGGCAGGAGTGGGAAAAAAATGCCGCCTGCAGGGACAGGGAAACTCTTGCGAAATTCCGCAAAGCCTTGGCCGGAGAAATTGCCTACCAGCAGTTTTTGCAGTATATCTTTTTTACCCAATGGGCAAATTTGCGAAGTTATGCCCGTGCTCAAGGCATCAGCTTCATTGGCGATCTGCCCATTTACGTGGCGGCAGACAGCTGTGATACCTGGGTACACCGCGAGCTGTTCGAGCTGGATGAGGCGGGTTGGCCCCTGAAAGTTGGCGGAGTTCCCCCTGACTACTTCAGCCAGGACGGCCAGTTGTGGGGGAACCCCCTCTATAACTGGAATAAAATGGCCAGCGAAAAATTCTCCTGGTGGACGGAGCGCATCCGGCAGGCCTTGCAGCTGACAGACTATCTTCGGCTCGATCATTTCCGGGGTTTTGAGGCCTACTGGGAGATCCCGGAATCCGCCAGTACGGCTGCCCAGGGCAGGTGGATCAAGGGCCCGGGGAAAGAATTTTTTGCGGCAATGGCCAGGGAGCTGGGCAGCCTGCCCTTGATTGCCGAAGACCTGGGCATGATCACCCCGGAGGTAAAGGTTTTGAAAGAGATCTTTGGGTTTCCCGGGATGAAGGTCTTGCAGTTTTTAACCGCAGAAAGCCTTGATCAAAAGCGGCAATCTGAGCAGGAGGTCTACTATACCGGGACCCACGATAACGATACCCTTTGGGGCTGGTATCAGAAGAACATTATCGCCGGTTTGCGGCCGCAATACCTTGATCCCCAAACAGTCTGCCGGGATTTTATCACAACTGTTTACAACAGCAAATCAGCCTGGGTGATCATTCCCCTGCAGGACATCCTGGGTTTGGACAGCAGAGCCAGGATGAACACCCCGGGAACTGCGGCCGGAAACTGGGGCTTTAGAATGCCAGAAGGATCATTGACCGCGGAGATAGTTTCTTTCCTTAAGGAAGCTTCCCTGCAATCCGGCAGGGCTGCCGTGACTTCCACCTGATGGGGGGATTAAAGTTTAACCCGGCGAAGCATTATAACGAGGCGATTGTTTAAATCAATAATCCAAGGAAGGAGTGGACGGATGAACATCCTGATTGGCGGCGCGGCCGGAGACGGGATGGAAACCATTGCCCACCTGCTGGGCAAGACCTTTGCCCGTGAAGGCTACGGTGTACTGACTACCAAAGACTATATGTCGCGGGTCCGCGGCGGCCACAATTTTTCTTTGTTGCGGGTGGGGACAAAAACCCCCTGGGCTGCCGCTGCCACCGTGGACATCCTGGTGGCTTTAAACGAAGAAACCTATCTCTTGCATCGGGAAAGACTACTGCCAAACAGCCGGATAGTCTACGACCCGGAATTGTTTGGCATACCGTCTGCAGATGAGCGAGGCTTGCCAATCAGCCTCAGGGCATTGGCTCAGGCCTCTGGCAACAAAATTATGGCCAATACGGTAGCCACCGGAGCGGTATTATCAATACTCGGGATGGAACTGACAGAAGCAAACCGCTTGCTGGCAGAGACCTTTGCCCCGGACAAGGCCCGGCAAAATACGGCTGCCCTGCAAGCCGGATATGATGCGGCAGCTAAGCTGTGCGGTAATTGCTTCGCTCTGCCACCCAAAGAACAGAGCGGAAAAGGCATTTTCCTTGACGGCAACCAGGCCCTGGGACTGGCTGCTTTGGGCAGCGGCTGCCGTTTTCTGGCTGCTTACCCGATGACCCCCGCTACCGGCGTTTTCTCATACCTGGCCGGCAAACAGGCGGAGTTTGGCCTGGTTGTGGAGCAGGCCGAAGATGAAATCGCTGCTGTTAACATGGCCTTAGGGGCTTCCTTTGCCGGGGCCAGGGCCATGACCTGCACCTCCGGCGGCGGCTTCGCCCTGATGGCGGAAGGGCTGTCTCTGGCCGGGATGACGGAAACCCCACTTGTCATCATCGTAGCCATGCGTCCCGGGCCGGCTACCGGCCTGCCTACCCGCAGCGAGCAGGGGGATTTAAATTTTGTCTTGCACGCCGGCCACGGGGAGTTTCCAAGAGCGGTGCTCTGTGCCACCCATCTGGAAGACGCTTTTTACCGGCTGAATAAAGCCTTCGATCTGGCTGAAAAATACCAGCTACCTGTCATTTTCCTCTCTGACCAATACTTTGCCGATACAGCCCGGACTATTCCCCCGTACGATTTTGCCAGGCTCTGCTATGATCGCTACCTGGTCAGTGCTGAAGATTTAGTCCGCCCCTACCGGCGATACCGCCTGACAGATAGTGGGATCTCTCCGCGGGCTTTTCCCGGCCAGTTCCCGGAGGAAATGGTGCTGGCCGACAGTGACGAGCACGATGAAGACGGCCATATTATTGAAGATGCTGTTACCCGGACCCTGATGGTAAAAAAACGGCTGCAGCGTATGGAGGCATTGGCTGCCGAGATGGACGAGCCGGAACTTTACGGCCATCCGGAGCCGGAAATCCTCTTGCTTGGCTGGGGTTCCACCTGCGGGATCCTGCGGGAAGCGATTGATGCCCTGCAATCAAAGCACCACAAAGCTGCGTTGCTGCACTTCAGCGACCTCTGGCCGCTACCCAAAGTTTTGCTAACGAAATTTCTGCCTCGGGCCAAAATCAGCTTTTGCGTGGAAAACAATGCTACCGGCCAGTTTGCCGGACTGCTGCGCCGGGAAACAGGCCTGACGGTTGATCACAAGGTTCTCCAGTATGACGGCCGCCCTTTTGACAAAGACGCGATAGTCCGGGAGGTGCTAAAATATGTGTAAAGCAACAGATTACTTGAAAGGAGAAACAGCCTGGTGTCCCGGCTGCGGAAACTTTGCTATCCGCCAGGCCCTGGCTGAAGCCCTGGCAGAGCTGTGCCTGCCACCCCACCAAGTTTTGCTGTGCTCCGGTATTGGCCAGGCTGCCAAGATGCCGCACTATCTCCGGGTTAACGGCTTTAATGGTCTGCATGGGCGAGCCCTGCCCCCAGCCACTGGGGCCTTAGCCACCAATCCCAATCTGACCGTCATCGTTGCCTCTGGAGACGGCGATACTTACGGTGAGGGCGGCAACCATTTTATTCATACTATCCGGCGCAACCCAAATCTGGCCCATTTCGTCCATAATAATCAGGTTTATGGCTTGACCAAAGGGCAGGCCAGCCCGACCAGCGAACTGGGGATGAAGACAGGGGTGCAGACCGGCGGAGTCATGACACCACCCTTAAATCCTCTGGCCTTGGCCCTGGTGATGGGAGCAGGCTTTGTAGCCCGCTGTTTTTCCGGCGAAAGAAAACATCTTAAAGAAATAATGAAGGCGGCGATTGTTTTTCCCGGCTATGCCCTGATCGACATTCTGCAGCCCTGTATTACCTTTAATAAATTAAACACTTACTCCTGGTATAAAGAGCGGGTTTACCTGGTAGAAGGGCATGACGCCAGGGATTGGCAGGCGGCCATGTCTTTAGCCCGCCAGTGGGGCGAACGGATTCCCCTGGGTATTTTTTATAGTGTCCCGGGCGCAACTTTTGAGTCCAAACTACCGGCTTTAAAAGGCGGGCCATTGGCCCTGCACCCCTTTAACCCGGCTGCCTGCGCTCATGCCCAGGACGAATTCCGCTGATACAACTTGATCACAGCCAGACAGCCATACCGCCTATGGCGGCACCATCAGGGCATAAAAAAGAACTTGCCTTGTCCCGATTGACTAATAAGAAAGGCTCCCGCCGGTCTGTCTTCTGGCGGGGGCCTTTTTGGTTATTATTGTTCCTTGACCAGACCGTTCACTTCATCGAATAATAGTCTATGTGCATCTATCCCGATGTCTATCGCATTGCAAACAATAAAACGGATTGTACTGATAACGGAAGGAGTGAACGAAACATGAGATTGCATGGAAACGGGATTGTTGCCCAGTCTGGTGGCCCAACCGCAGTAATTAACAACAGCGTTTACGGGGTCATCCGGGAATGGCAGAAAACAGATGGTTTTGGCACCCTTTTCGGTGGCCTGCATGGGATTAAAGGCATCCTGCAGGAAGACTTTATCAATCTTTCCGCCCAGCAAAGCTCAGTTATCGAAGGGCTTAGATATACACCCGGTGCGGCATTGGGGTCCTGCCGCCATAAGCTGAAAGAAGAGGAATATGCCACACTGCTGCAAATCTTTAAGAAACGAAACATCAGGTTCTTTTTCTATGTCGGCGGCAATGATTCAATGGATACAGCCAACAAGGTGCACCGCCTGGCGATGAAAGAAAACTTTGACTTGAAGGTAATCGGCGTGCCCAAAACCATAGACAACGATCTGCCCTTTACCGATCACTGCCCCGGATATGGCAGTGCTGCTAAATACGTTGCCACTACAGTGATGGAGACCGGGATCGACTTGAAAGACCTGTTGTCCAGCAACAAGGTTACCATTTTGGAAGCCATGGGCCGCAACACCGGCTGGCTGGCAGCTGCAGCCGCCCTGGCCAAGCGGGATGAAGATGATGTGCCGCACCTGATCTATCTGCCAGAAAAGCCCTTTAAGAGAGAGAGGTTCCTGGCTGATGTAGAACACTGCTACCGGAAAATCGGCCATGTTTATGTGGTTGTTTCTGAAGGAGTGACGGACGAGAATGGCTGCTACCTTTCTGCTGACAGCTGCCGGGATGCCTTTGGCCATGCAAAGCTGGGCGGTATCGCTGATGCCTTGAAGACCATGGTCGAGCAGGAATTAAGACTGAAAGTAAGGTCCAATGTCCTTGGCACTACCCAGCGGGCAGCAATGCACTACGCTTCCAGAACTGATGCTGATGAGGCCTGCCTGGTTGGACGCGAAGCAGTAAGACTGGCGGCCCAGGAAATGTCTGGCCTGATGGTTACTCTGGTAAGGGAGGACAAAAGGGACTATCTTACAACCCCCGGCTGTGTCGAGTTAAGGAGGGTGGCTAATACGGAGAAGAAGTTTCCCCTGGACTGGATCACCGAGGCCGGCAACTTTGTGACCAGCCGCTTTCTTGATTACGCCCGGCCATTGATTGCGGGGGAAATCCAGGTTCCCACTAAAAACGGTTTGCCGGACTATGTCCGCCTGCGCCTGGGGGAAGTCAAAACAAAAGTTTCCTGAGCTTAAAAGAGAAGTCTTCCCAAAGAAGGGACCATTTGCCTTGCAGATGGCCCTTTTTTTGCGGCACTTTTGTTTTGTATTTCAATCGCAGAATTCAAGAGTCCCTGCTGCAATGCTTTGACACGAAGTTTCGGGTGTTCTATATTCCATTGCTCAAAGCCTCATTTCCCGTTATAATGGAAATAGCAGTAATTCAACTGGGTCTTGGCTTCAGAGGGGGATTGTTACCCCCACTGAAGCTTAGAGCCAGTTAATATAGCAGCGTAACCGCTCTTATCCCACCGCCTTAATTGGGGACATTCCTGTCCCATTCAAGAGGCAAGAAGCAAGAGGCAGGTAACAGGATGGATAAGCGGCTTTTAGTCTTTACGCATCTGGCTCTTGCCTCCTGCTTCCTGCGTCCTGATTACTGGCAGGTGTGTCCCCTTTCCTTAGAAGCGGGGGTATTAGAGCGGGTAGCTGTCTATGATAAATCCGGATTGTCCGGTTGCCGGGTAGGTAACCGGGATTGGCCTATTGAAAATTGGCGGTATTGAGGTAGGTAGTTTGGCAGGAGCGATTAGATGGCAAAGAAAACCTAGCCAAAGCGAGAAAAGAGTGGCCCTGGGAGTGCCGCAGAGCCTCCCGGCGGTGCTGTTGCTTGGCACTGTTGCGCAAACAGGGCAGATCCTTTTTTTGCGAGAACTCTTGATGGCTTTTCACGGCAATGAATTTTTAATCGGACTGATCCTGGCTACCTGGCTGGTCTGGGTGGGTGTGGGCAGTTACTTGGGATTATACCTGGTTCACCGGGTCGGACGTCCTTTATTCCTGTTAGCGGTAAACGCTGCCGGAGTATTGTTGGTCCTGCCGGCGACCCTCCTGGTCATGCGGAACCTGCGCCGGTTCTTTGACGTTTTTCCAGGAGCCCACCTCTCTTTGCTGGATATGGCCCTCTCCTGTTTTCTGCTGCTGGCGCCAGTTTGTCTGCTTTTAGGAGCCCAGTTTGTCTTCCTGGCGCGGGTATGGCGAGAAAAGGAAGGAACAGCTGATACCTCGAGTGCCGGCAAGACTTATGTGGGTGAAGCAGTGGGCGGAGTCTTTGGCGGGATCCTGTTCACTTTCTTGCTTGTCCATTATTTAAATTCCTTTCAGATTGCAGTTTTGGCCGGCATCTTGATGCTTTGTGCCATCCTGTTCATGATCCCAAAAGCTGGAACGGGCATTAGTAGAGTGCCGCCCGGCTGCCGGCGGGTTTTGTCAGGCCTCCTGGCGGCGGCTGTCATCAGCTTTCCATTCCTGGCGGAGCTGGATGCTTTGGCGTATAAAGCAAAGTGGCAGCATTTCCTGCCGCAGCACCAGCTTGTCGGAACCTACCAGTCCAGGTATGGAACCATTGGAGTGGTGCGGCTGGAGGAACAGTACAGCTTCTACCAGAGCGGCAATCTGGTCATCAGCATCGCCGGCCCTGAGGCCACTGCTGCAGGACTGGAAGAGCAGGAAGCGGTAGTGTTTGCCCATTTGGCCCTGGTTCAGCATGAGAACCCGGCAGATGTCCTGCTGATTGGCGGAGGTTTGCGAGGTATCTTGCGGGAGATACTAAAGCATCCGGTGGAGAGGATTGACTACATCGAACTGGACGCAGCTCTTATCAAAGCTGCCTGGTCCTATCTTTCCCCGGCGGCAGAAGAGGCCTTTCACGATCCCCGGGTGCGCCTGATCCATACCGACGGCAGGCTTTTCATAAAAACAGCCGCGCAAGAATATGACATGATCATTATCGATGCCCCGGAACCCGCCACTGCTGCCCTGAATCGTTACTTTACCAAAGAATTTTTTCGTGAAGCTAAAAGTCTGCTTCGCCCCGGCGGAGTTTTTGTGATCGGAGCGGCCTCCACTCCCGGCCTGAAAGGGGTTGCAGTCGCTAACCGCAACGCAACTATCTACCATACTTTGGACGCAGTCTTTGCCCGGGTATTGACGGTTGGCGACCGGTTTATGTATTTTTTTGCTACCGACGATTCCGGCCAGATCTCCGTCGAGGCGGCAACCCTCGCCGGGCGATACACTGAGCGCAAGATCGAAGCCAAGGGTTTTTCCCCGCAGCATTATTACCTGTTGCTGCAGGAAAACCAGCTGCGGCGGGTGAACTGGATTGTCCGCAATCACGGGCGCAGTCCTGGCGCGTATTTGGCAGGGCCAAAAAGAGTGCCGCTAAACCCAGGTCCAGTAACTGAACAGGAAGCCGGGGAACACTTGCTGCCGCCAGTTGATCGAAGCCGGTTCATTAATTCCGACTTTAAACCCACCGGCTATTTTTACACCCTCATGTTTTTAGATGAACTGGCCCGGGCCGGCTATAACAATGTATTTCAATGGCTGCTGCAGGTTAAATCTTGGTGGATACTCTTGCTTTTTACCCTGCCACTTTTTGCGGTGTTAGGATTTAAGCTTCTTGCAGGTTCCAATGGCAATAAACCCATAGCCCGTTTGGCGGTGTTGTTCAGTGTGTTTATGACCGGCTTTTCCACCATGGCCTTGCAGATTGCCCTCTTGTTTTCCTTTCAGAGCATCTACGGTTTTATTTTTGAGATGATAGGGCTGATCATGGCCATGTTCATGGGCGGGCTGGCCCTGGGCGCTTACTTAACCAGCCGGTATGTGGCAACTAAAACCCGGATCAATATCCTGGCGGGTACCCAGCTGTTGACGGCTTTGTCGGCATTTTTGGTTGCCGCCGTACTCCCGGCGGTGGCGGAAGTAAAGTCTCCTGCCGGCATCTTCGCCTTGTTTTCCGTGCTGACCTTTGGCACCGGTCTGATTAACGGGTTTAATTTCCCACTGGCAACTGCCTGTTTGTTAACCTTGGACAGACACGCTGAAAAGTCGACTGGCGCTGTGTATGGCGTGGAACTGTTTGGGGCGTGTTTGGGAGCGATCCTTACCAGCCTGCTGATGGTCCCTATCTTTGGTATTGTCGCCAGCTGCCTGATTGCCGGTGCCGCCAATGGCGCTGCCTTTCTGACACTTTTGCTTGCGAGGAGGTCTTATCAATGGTGGCAGAAAATTCAACCAGCGGCTTGAGCCGCCGGGAGCTATTAAAAAAAGCAGGTTTAATCGGAGCCTGCGCTTTTCCTCTGGCCGGTGTCTTCGGCTGCCGCAGGGAAAAACAAGAAGAAGCCACGCCAGGGTCGACCAAAGCGGCAAGGCAGGGATTTATCAGGCCGCAGCCTTCGCCATGGTTCAGCAGTCTTGGCCAGGCCGGGATAAAGTGCGAACTATGCCCCAGGGGGTGCCAGCTGGCGGAGGGCGCAAGAAGCTTTTGCCGGGTGCGGGAAAACCGGGGCGGGGTGGGCCATACCCTGGTTTACGGCAACCCAGCCTTAGTGCAGGAGGACCCTGTCGAGCGCATGCCCTTTTACCATATGCTGCCAGGCAGCTGGGTCCTGTCAATTTCCACAGCGGGGTGTAATCTTGCTTGTAAGTTCTGTGAGGTCTGGGATATGGCCCTGGTGGCACCGGAGGACATCCATGCCTACGATATGCCGCCGGAAAATGTGGTAGCTCATGCCAAGGCTTCAGGTGTGAGGGCCATCAGTTATGCTTTCGGTGAGCCGGTAGCTTTTTACGAGTATATGGCGGAAGTAGCCGTTTTGGCTAAAAAAGCGGGGCTCTTAAATCTGGTCCATACGGCCGGGTATATTCAGCCAAGGCCCCTGGAGGATCTTGCCGGCAGGCTGGATGCTGTCAATGTAGACCTGAAGGGTTTTGACCCTGCATTTTACCGGGAGATTGTGGGGGGAGAGCTTGAACCGGTGCTCAAAACCCTGAAGATGATCCGGGAAGCGGGCCT is a window encoding:
- the glgA gene encoding glycogen synthase GlgA, giving the protein MQVLFAAAEASPLVKTGGLGDVAYALPAALKKLGVEIRIIVPKYSAIPENIRREAKPLARFYVPLAWRNQYCGLEELDWDGLKYYLLDNEYYFKRDHLYGYYDEAERFAFFCLAARASLAHLGGFKPDILHCNDWHTALMPLLLKVAHLGAGYANSINTVLTIHNLKYQGIFPREVLGDIIGLGDEYFTPDKMEFHGAVNYLKTGLVYADCLTTVSPTYAQEIQTPFLGEGLDGILRAKKDRLQGILNGIDYSKYNPETDPHVFFPYRGSLYKKEENKLQLQSLLGLPVARGVPLLGIVSRLVEQKGWDLLAPVLNEILALDLQIAVLGTGEKKYEEMFNYFAASYPQKLAARFTFNEELAHQIYAGADLFLMPSRFEPCGLSQMIAMRYGTVPLVRETGGLKDTVIPYNQYTGEGNGFSFANYNAHELLFTVQRAVKIYREEKAAWKGLVQNALQADFSQEKSAQKYLAVYQQLGRTRVAND
- a CDS encoding bifunctional glycogen debranching protein GlgX/4-alpha-glucanotransferase; translation: MIDLAVEHNSHSLFYRNPFGAVTCGQKVIFRLKTRAPHPVKECFLRVWEKGEEERLLPMVIRPETGDTDPLEQVFTVEYPAPDDPGLVWYCFIIKTERQTWFYGNNKELSGGEGELKTSLPPSYQLTVYRTAGKALAWYQQGVMYQIFVDRFANGNEQGLVCHPKPKSLIHGDWNDTPFYLKDAKGRVTRWTFFGGNLAGVMQKLPYLRELGISAIYFNPVFASASNHKYDTGDYLKIDPMYGDEEIFACLIREAGKYGIAVILDGVFSHTGSDSIYFNKKGSYPSLGAFQSPDSPYFNWYRFSGSREKYDCWWGVEDLPNVNENEPSYRDFILTGENSVVKYWMRKGIKGWRLDVADELPDEFIKTLRQTMAETDPDAVLIGEVWEDASNKISYGKLREYLWGEELDGTTNYPFRSIFLDYLLGKSDAFTAHRRIMSLYENYPREHFYRAMNLLGSHDTIRIMTLLGEAPPAESLSEIERENFRLPREARELAVKRLRLFSLVQMAFPGVPCIYYGDEAGAEGYADPYNRGTYPWGREDRELLDWYRKIVKIRREYQVLQTGEFASLPGDQDVYGFRRADKNEEIILVINPSLCLEKEILIRFALPEEGLRVEAAGKSGEKAWVALELLSGEQIPNAAGGFLARLKPLEGKLFYCRERDVSLVPRLERSCGVLLHLTSLPSRWGIGDLGETAFRFAGFLAEAGQSLWQILPLNPVGPGFSPFQSDSAFAGNPLLISIDCLIKEGLLAAKEAERELESMAPFFADTQVNFPAVFELKEKLLRRAFEFFQVKIDQARWETPAENRQGYLSWPNYSRFLAENNCWLEDYCLYQALKKYHGGLPWQEWEKNAACRDRETLAKFRKALAGEIAYQQFLQYIFFTQWANLRSYARAQGISFIGDLPIYVAADSCDTWVHRELFELDEAGWPLKVGGVPPDYFSQDGQLWGNPLYNWNKMASEKFSWWTERIRQALQLTDYLRLDHFRGFEAYWEIPESASTAAQGRWIKGPGKEFFAAMARELGSLPLIAEDLGMITPEVKVLKEIFGFPGMKVLQFLTAESLDQKRQSEQEVYYTGTHDNDTLWGWYQKNIIAGLRPQYLDPQTVCRDFITTVYNSKSAWVIIPLQDILGLDSRARMNTPGTAAGNWGFRMPEGSLTAEIVSFLKEASLQSGRAAVTST
- a CDS encoding 2-oxoacid:acceptor oxidoreductase subunit alpha, encoding MNILIGGAAGDGMETIAHLLGKTFAREGYGVLTTKDYMSRVRGGHNFSLLRVGTKTPWAAAATVDILVALNEETYLLHRERLLPNSRIVYDPELFGIPSADERGLPISLRALAQASGNKIMANTVATGAVLSILGMELTEANRLLAETFAPDKARQNTAALQAGYDAAAKLCGNCFALPPKEQSGKGIFLDGNQALGLAALGSGCRFLAAYPMTPATGVFSYLAGKQAEFGLVVEQAEDEIAAVNMALGASFAGARAMTCTSGGGFALMAEGLSLAGMTETPLVIIVAMRPGPATGLPTRSEQGDLNFVLHAGHGEFPRAVLCATHLEDAFYRLNKAFDLAEKYQLPVIFLSDQYFADTARTIPPYDFARLCYDRYLVSAEDLVRPYRRYRLTDSGISPRAFPGQFPEEMVLADSDEHDEDGHIIEDAVTRTLMVKKRLQRMEALAAEMDEPELYGHPEPEILLLGWGSTCGILREAIDALQSKHHKAALLHFSDLWPLPKVLLTKFLPRAKISFCVENNATGQFAGLLRRETGLTVDHKVLQYDGRPFDKDAIVREVLKYV
- a CDS encoding 2-oxoacid:ferredoxin oxidoreductase subunit beta translates to MCKATDYLKGETAWCPGCGNFAIRQALAEALAELCLPPHQVLLCSGIGQAAKMPHYLRVNGFNGLHGRALPPATGALATNPNLTVIVASGDGDTYGEGGNHFIHTIRRNPNLAHFVHNNQVYGLTKGQASPTSELGMKTGVQTGGVMTPPLNPLALALVMGAGFVARCFSGERKHLKEIMKAAIVFPGYALIDILQPCITFNKLNTYSWYKERVYLVEGHDARDWQAAMSLARQWGERIPLGIFYSVPGATFESKLPALKGGPLALHPFNPAACAHAQDEFR
- a CDS encoding 6-phosphofructokinase, with amino-acid sequence MRLHGNGIVAQSGGPTAVINNSVYGVIREWQKTDGFGTLFGGLHGIKGILQEDFINLSAQQSSVIEGLRYTPGAALGSCRHKLKEEEYATLLQIFKKRNIRFFFYVGGNDSMDTANKVHRLAMKENFDLKVIGVPKTIDNDLPFTDHCPGYGSAAKYVATTVMETGIDLKDLLSSNKVTILEAMGRNTGWLAAAAALAKRDEDDVPHLIYLPEKPFKRERFLADVEHCYRKIGHVYVVVSEGVTDENGCYLSADSCRDAFGHAKLGGIADALKTMVEQELRLKVRSNVLGTTQRAAMHYASRTDADEACLVGREAVRLAAQEMSGLMVTLVREDKRDYLTTPGCVELRRVANTEKKFPLDWITEAGNFVTSRFLDYARPLIAGEIQVPTKNGLPDYVRLRLGEVKTKVS